The Amycolatopsis coloradensis sequence CCGGCGCGAACGCGTGAGGAGCCGGATGAACGAGCGCACCACGTTGATGTGTTACAACGACACCCACGGATACGGCTGGCGCCATGTGGACCTGTTCGTGCACGACGCCGAGGGCCGTGAGCTGGACTGGGTCCACTGGCAGGTCCCTGCCGACGGTCCCGACGCCGCCGACGAGGTGACCGCGCGGGTCGAGCCCCTGCTGAGGCGTACTTCGGAGTGGCGGCACGGGGTGAGCGCCGGCGGCGTCGACTATTGGGAAGCGGATGCCGCGTGGGAGGAGCAGTGAGGCTCGCGCGCCCGTGGCCGCTGCGGGAACTCGCCCGGGATCTGCGGCAGGGACGGACCACTCCGGAAGCGGCGTCGAAGCGGGCATCGGCCCGGATCGCCGAGACGGAAGCGGATCTGCACGCCTGGGTCGAACGGACGGCCTTCCTTCCGGGCGTGGGTGGGCCGCTCGGCGGCGTGCCGCTCGGGGTCAAGGACATCATCGATCTGGCGGGCGTGCCCACCCGCTGTGGTTCGGTCCTGCGCGCGGACATCGCTCCGGCGACCTCGGACGCGGCGATCGTGACCGCGTGGCGCGCCGCCGGCGCTGTGCCGCTGGGAAAGACGGTCACCACCGAGTTCGCGTTCTTCGCCCCCGGCACGACCCGCAATCCCGCGGCACCCGGTCATACCCCGGGCGGCTCGTCGAGCGGATCGGCCGCCGCCGTCGCGTCCGGACAGGTTCCGCTGGCGCTGGGCTCGCAGACCGCCGGATCGGTCACCAGACCGGCGTCGTACTGCGGGGTCGCGTCACTGGTCATGAGCCATGGCCGGTATCCGGTCACCGGGGTGACGGGGCTGAGCCCCAGCCTGGACAGCCACGGTGTTTTCGCCGCCACGGTCTCCGATCTCGCGATCGCCTGGTCGGCGCTGACCGCCGATCCCGGTCTCGAACCGCGGCCGCCGCGGATCCTCGTGTGGTCCGCCGACGCGCTCGACGTCGTCGAAGCGCCGATGCGGCAAGCCGTGACACAAGCGGCGAAACGTCTGCGGGAAGCAGGGGCGACCGTCTCGGCTTTCCTCGACGAACGGCTGATGGCCGACCTCACCGATGCGCATCCGGTGGTGATGGCCTACGAAGCAGCCCGCGAAAGGGCCGCCGAGCTCGCCGTGGCCGAGCGGTTGAGCGCTCCCTTGGCGCAGCTGCTGCGGACCGGCGCCGCGACATCGTTCGACGAGTACGAAAGCGCCCGCGCGACCATCGCCGACGGTGCGGCCCGGCTCGCCGAGGTGTTCGACTCCTGCGACGTCGTGCTGGGCCCGGCCGCACCCGGCGCGGCGCCGCGAGGACTGAAGGCGACCGGGAATCCCGTGCTGAGCCGTGGCTGGCAGGCGCTCGGCCTGCCCGTGATCGCTCTGCCAGGGTTCACCGACCCGGCGGGCCTGCCGCTCGGACTTCAGCTCGTCGGGCGTCGCGGCGGGGAAGCCGAACTGCTCGGGCACGCCTGCTGGGCGGAGCGGGTGCTCGCCGGGGATTCATGGTAAGGAGCTCTCCATGGTCACCACCGATTCCGCATCCGGCGGCGAGACGCCGCCGGTGGTCTACATCGTCGACGACGACGAGGCCATCCGCCAATCCCTGGTGTTCCTGCTGGAGAGCGTCGGCATTCAGGCGCTCGTCTACCCGGACGGGCCGACGTTCCTGGAGGAGTTCGACCCCGACGAGCCGAGCGTGCTGATCATCGACGTCCGGATGCCGGGGCTCAGCGGTCTGCAGCTGCAGGAGAAGCTCGTCGCGCGCGAATTCCCGGCCCCGGTGATCTTCTGCTCCGCGCACGGCGACATCCCGATGTCGGTGCGGGCGCTCCGGCTGGGCGCCGTGGACTTCCTCGAAAAGCCGTACGAGCCGCAGCGGATGCTGGAGGTCGTCCAGGCGCAGCTGGTGGCCGCGGCGGAACGGTTCTCGGCGGCCGCCTGCCGCAAAGCCGTCGCCGAGCGGATCGCGACACTGACCCCGCGCGAGCGGGAGGTGCTCCGGCTGGTGATCGACGGCCTGCCCAGCCAGCTGATCGCGCGCCGGCTGGGCACCAGCGTGAAGACCGTCGATGTGCACCGGGCCCGGATCAAGGCCAAGACCGAGGCGGACAGCCTCGGCACCCTGGTGCGGGACGTCCTGCAGCACCAGGTCACGGTGTAGGTGCCGGTGGTCTCGTTCCCGGCGCCATCAGGACCGACGCCGCCGGGAAGTCCGACGCGAAATCGCCGGGCAGCGGGGCGATGAAGACGTTCTCGGTCCGCGTGCGGGTGATGAGCCAGTGGCCGTCTTGGCGCCGGAACGCGTTGTTGAGCCTGCTGGATCGCAGCAGGCCGG is a genomic window containing:
- a CDS encoding amidase, coding for MRLARPWPLRELARDLRQGRTTPEAASKRASARIAETEADLHAWVERTAFLPGVGGPLGGVPLGVKDIIDLAGVPTRCGSVLRADIAPATSDAAIVTAWRAAGAVPLGKTVTTEFAFFAPGTTRNPAAPGHTPGGSSSGSAAAVASGQVPLALGSQTAGSVTRPASYCGVASLVMSHGRYPVTGVTGLSPSLDSHGVFAATVSDLAIAWSALTADPGLEPRPPRILVWSADALDVVEAPMRQAVTQAAKRLREAGATVSAFLDERLMADLTDAHPVVMAYEAARERAAELAVAERLSAPLAQLLRTGAATSFDEYESARATIADGAARLAEVFDSCDVVLGPAAPGAAPRGLKATGNPVLSRGWQALGLPVIALPGFTDPAGLPLGLQLVGRRGGEAELLGHACWAERVLAGDSW
- a CDS encoding response regulator transcription factor, with the protein product MVTTDSASGGETPPVVYIVDDDEAIRQSLVFLLESVGIQALVYPDGPTFLEEFDPDEPSVLIIDVRMPGLSGLQLQEKLVAREFPAPVIFCSAHGDIPMSVRALRLGAVDFLEKPYEPQRMLEVVQAQLVAAAERFSAAACRKAVAERIATLTPREREVLRLVIDGLPSQLIARRLGTSVKTVDVHRARIKAKTEADSLGTLVRDVLQHQVTV